A genome region from Piliocolobus tephrosceles isolate RC106 chromosome 8, ASM277652v3, whole genome shotgun sequence includes the following:
- the SFRP4 gene encoding secreted frizzled-related protein 4 has product MFLSILVALCLWLHLALGVRGAPCEAVRIPMCRHMPWNITRMPNHLHHSTQENAILAIEQYEELVDVNCSAVLRFFLCAMYAPICTLEFLHDPIKPCKSVCQRARDDCEPLMKMYNHSWPESLACDELPVYDRGVCISPEAIVTDLPEDVKWIDITADMMVQERPLDVDCKRLSPDRCKCKKVKPTLATYLSKNYSYVIHAKIKAVQRSGCNEVTTVVDVKEIFKSSSPIPRTQVPLITNSSCQCPHILPHQDVLIMCYEWRSRMMLLENCLVEKWRDQLSKRSIQWEERLREQRRTIQDKKKTAGRTSRSNPPKPKGKPPAPKPASAKKNIKTRSAQKKTNPKKV; this is encoded by the exons ATGTTCCTCTCCATCCTGGTGGCGCTGTGCCTGTGGCTGCACCTGGCGCTGGGCGTGCGCGGCGCGCCCTGCGAGGCGGTGCGCATCCCTATGTGCCGGCACATGCCCTGGAACATCACGCGGATGCCCAACCACCTGCACCACAGCACACAGGAGAACGCCATCCTGGCCATCGAGCAGTACGAGGAGCTGGTGGACGTGAACTGCAGCGCCGTGCTGCGCTTCTTCCTGTGTGCGATGTACGCGCCCATCTGCACCCTGGAGTTCCTGCACGACCCCATCAAGCCATGCAAGTCGGTGTGCCAACGCGCGCGCGACGACTGCGAGCCCCTCATGAAGATGTACAACCACAGCTGGCCCGAAAGCCTGGCCTGCGACGAGCTGCCCGTCTATGACCGTGGTGTGTGCATCTCGCCTGAAGCCATCGTCACGGACCTCCCGGAGG ATGTTAAGTGGATAGACATCACAGCAGACATGATGGTACAGGAAAGGCCTCTTGATGTTGACTGTAAACGCCTAAGCCCTG ATCGGTGCAAGTGTAAAAAGGTGAAGCCAACTTTGGCAACATATCTCAGCAAAAACTACAGCTATG ttATTCATGCCAAAATAAAAGCTGTGCAGAGGAGTGGCTGCAATGAGGTCACAACGGTGGTGGATGTAAAAGAGATCTTCAAGTCCTCATCACCCATCCCTCGAACTCAAGTCCCGCTCATTACGAATTCTTCTTGCCAGTGTCCACACATCCTGCCCCATCAAGATGTTCTCATCATGTGTTACGAGTGGCGCTCAAG GATGATGCTTCTTGAAAATTGCTTAGTTGAAAAATGGAGAGATCAGCTTAGTAAAAGATCCATA CAGTGGGAAGAGAGGCTGCGGGAACAGCGGAGAACAATTCAGGATAAGAAGAAAACAGCTGGGCGCACCAGTCGTAGTAATCCCCCCAAACCAAAGGGAAAGCCTCCTGCTCCCAAACCAGCCAGCGCcaagaagaacattaaaactagGAGTGCCCAGAAGAAAACAAACCCGAAAAAAGTGTGA